One region of Streptomyces subrutilus genomic DNA includes:
- a CDS encoding ferritin-like fold-containing protein: MSTVENATPADDGTPAEAVGIAAQDWAAASASPQYRAAVVDLLGALAYGELAAFERLAEDAKLAPTLDDKAELAAMASAEFHHFERLRDRLAAIDAEPTAAMEPFAKGVDDFHRQTAPSDWLEGLVKAYVGDSIASDFYREVATHLDSDTRALVLGVLDDTGHGNFAVEKVRAAIEADPRCGGRLALWARRLMGEALSQAQRVVAERDALSTMLVGGVDGMAAGFDLAAVGEMFTRITKAHTKRMAALGLAA, encoded by the coding sequence ATGTCGACCGTAGAAAACGCCACGCCCGCCGACGACGGCACCCCCGCCGAAGCCGTGGGCATCGCCGCCCAGGACTGGGCGGCCGCCTCCGCCTCGCCGCAGTACCGGGCCGCCGTCGTGGACCTGCTCGGCGCGCTCGCGTACGGAGAGCTCGCGGCCTTCGAACGCCTCGCGGAGGACGCGAAGCTCGCGCCCACCCTCGACGACAAGGCCGAACTCGCCGCCATGGCGTCCGCCGAGTTCCACCACTTCGAGCGGCTGCGCGACCGGCTCGCGGCGATCGACGCCGAGCCCACCGCCGCCATGGAGCCCTTCGCCAAGGGCGTGGACGACTTCCACCGCCAGACCGCGCCCTCGGACTGGCTGGAAGGCCTGGTCAAGGCCTACGTCGGCGACTCGATCGCCAGCGACTTCTACCGCGAGGTCGCCACCCACCTCGACTCCGACACCCGGGCCCTGGTGCTCGGCGTGCTCGACGACACCGGCCACGGCAACTTCGCCGTGGAGAAGGTCCGCGCCGCCATCGAGGCCGACCCGCGCTGCGGCGGCCGCCTCGCACTGTGGGCCCGCCGGCTGATGGGCGAGGCCCTCTCACAGGCCCAGCGCGTGGTCGCCGAGCGCGACGCCCTCTCCACCATGCTGGTCGGCGGGGTCGACGGGATGGCCGCCGGCTTCGACCTGGCCGCCGTGGGCGAGATGTTCACCCGGATCACCAAGGCGCACACCAAGCGCATGGCGGCCCTCGGCCTCGCCGCCTGA
- a CDS encoding DUF3107 domain-containing protein, with the protein MEVKIGVQHAPREIVLESDLSAEELESIVAAALSGTAPLLSLTDTKGRKVLVPSDRLSYVDLGEPSTRKVGFGAL; encoded by the coding sequence GTGGAGGTCAAGATCGGCGTGCAGCACGCACCCCGGGAGATCGTGCTGGAGAGCGACCTGAGCGCCGAGGAGCTGGAGAGCATCGTCGCCGCCGCGCTGTCCGGCACCGCGCCGCTGCTCAGCCTGACCGACACCAAGGGCCGCAAGGTCCTGGTGCCGTCCGACCGGCTGTCGTATGTCGACCTGGGCGAGCCGAGCACGCGCAAGGTCGGCTTCGGAGCTCTCTGA
- a CDS encoding TetR/AcrR family transcriptional regulator encodes MTAIEQTEAARPRGTRLPRRARRNQLLGAAQEVFVAQGYHAAAMDDIAERAGVSKPVLYQHFPGKLDLYLALLDQHCEALLLAVRTALASTTDNKLRVAATMDAYFAYVEDEGGAFRLVFESDLTNEPAVRERVDRVSLQCAEAISDVIAEDTGLSKDESMLLAVGLGGVSQVVARYWLSSESPVARDTAVGLLTSLAWRGIAGFPLHGSEQAGDQGAEG; translated from the coding sequence GTGACAGCCATCGAGCAGACCGAGGCAGCGCGTCCGCGGGGCACGCGACTGCCGCGCCGGGCCCGGCGCAACCAGCTGCTGGGCGCGGCTCAGGAGGTCTTCGTCGCGCAGGGTTACCACGCCGCCGCCATGGACGACATCGCGGAGCGGGCCGGCGTGAGCAAGCCGGTGCTCTACCAGCACTTCCCCGGCAAGCTCGACCTCTACCTGGCGCTGCTGGACCAGCACTGCGAGGCCCTGTTGCTCGCGGTGCGCACGGCGCTCGCGTCGACGACCGACAACAAGCTGCGCGTGGCGGCGACGATGGACGCCTATTTCGCGTACGTGGAGGACGAGGGCGGCGCCTTCCGGCTGGTGTTCGAGTCCGACCTGACGAACGAGCCGGCGGTGCGCGAGCGCGTCGACCGGGTCTCGCTGCAGTGCGCCGAGGCCATCTCCGACGTGATCGCCGAGGACACCGGCCTGTCCAAGGACGAGTCGATGCTGCTGGCCGTGGGCCTGGGCGGGGTCTCGCAGGTGGTGGCCCGGTACTGGCTGTCCAGCGAGAGCCCGGTCGCCCGGGACACCGCGGTGGGCCTGCTGACCTCGCTCGCCTGGCGCGGTATCGCCGGATTCCCGCTGCACGGCAGCGAGCAGGCGGGCGACCAGGGCGCCGAGGGCTGA